In Carassius gibelio isolate Cgi1373 ecotype wild population from Czech Republic chromosome B17, carGib1.2-hapl.c, whole genome shotgun sequence, the genomic stretch GTGACTCCAGAGATGACAAAAAGAGCATGAGCTACAGAGGCGCGCTGATCCACATCTTCTGGAGGCTTTTCACCATATCTTCACGGGTGCTCTCCTTCGCCCTCTTCGCTTCCATCTTCCACATCTACTTCGGCATCTTCGTGGTCGTGCACTGGTGTGCCATGGCCTTCTGGATTGTGCATGGTGGCACAGATTTTTGCATGTCCAAATGGGAAGAGGTGCTCTTCAACATGGTGGTGGGCATCGTCTACATCTTTTGCTGGTTCAACGTGAAAGAGGGCCGAACCCGGTTCCGCATGGTGATCTACTACTTCGTGGTGCTTGCCGAGAATACGGTGCTTACTTGCCTGTGGTACGCCTACCGAGACCCAGTCACCACTGACTCCTATGCAGTGCCGGTGCTCTGTGGGGTTTACCTGACCTTCGCCTCAGGGGTGGTGTTCATGGGCATCTACTATGGGTTCCTTCATCCGATGGGACCTAAAACAAGGCTGCTAGCCAGCTCCTGTTGTGCCGAGCTTCTTTGGGGACTTCCATTCCCCCCGGAGGCCGAGCCCATGGTTCTCACCCCTGGACCGCGAGCGTCCCAACCCACTCCCAGTAGGGCTTCCATGGGGGCCTTTGGCCAGCAGGACGACACCTCGGTGGACTCCTGCCTGCCCGTGTTTCAGGTGCGCTCACCCGAGCCCACCACTCCCTTGGGCCGCTACCGGCCGGAGGGACCTCTGATCAAGATTGACATGCCTCGGAAACGCTACCCGGCATGGGATGCACACTTCGTGGACAGGCGCTTGCGAAGGACGATAAACATCCTGCAGTTCATCACGCCCGCCACCGTCGGGATCAGGTACAGGGACGGACCGCTGCTGTATGAGCTCCTGCAGTATGAGTCGTCCCTGTGACGTCTGCAACGTTTTGTGAAATGCATGCCATTTTGGTTTCCGTATAAATGTGTACTTGTGTGTAAAAGAGTGTAAGCATTAAGCATTGCACATTTTTCTTTTACGTGAAAAGCCTCTAGaagatgtgtatatattttatatgtagatACTGTCTTTTTTACAATATCTGTTTAGAAATGTGTCCCTGTGAAGGGATATGTATGCGTCATGGTGTTTACGGCCAGATGAAACCATAACATTGGAAAAATGGAGATTGGTTGACCACGTCAACACCgccttgtgtttttttaaacaattagcTGATCTGATATTTCAGAGCCTTTTTCACATTTGCATTGATCGATATGCACAAGTGGTGGTTTATATACAAAAAGCACCTGCTATAACCTAGATTTTCCACTTGTGATTTGTATTGATTATGCAATCAAGTCACTTATTTTCGGTAAGAGTTGTTGATTTTTGAGTAGGAATTCTACTTGCAAACTACGGTATAGGGATTTGGCCTCTAGTGAATTAATCACTATACACGCCCCTTTACACTGACCTCTGCAGGTGAGAATCCACCTGTCAGACAAAATCCAAGTGGCATTCATTGTCTGTTTGCCTTAAAATCTGTATTTAGTTTATTAAAGTGTCTTGATTATTGTATTCTTTGGTTATCAAAGAAATACCTCATTGACTCGTGTGACTTGTATAGCACAGTTCAAATCCATTAAATCCTTTGCACAATAAGTATGGTTAATATTGCACTGAGAATCAGGATAGATCTGTTTAGTGGGAATTTatatcaataattaaataataaaagcacACAGCTCTTGGACGGTTTTGAAGGCACAGTTTTATACAGAGAATAGCATATTGATTGAAATCCTCAATTATTTGGATGTTTTTATTTCTCGGCTTTGTTCACACCGCAAGCCAGAATCT encodes the following:
- the LOC127976533 gene encoding XK-related protein 6-like codes for the protein MAAKSDGLGVVTGFAQLHNLDEAVGDDDALDSAAIHICHCCNTSSCYWGCRSACLQSLLGDRDAAAAAAAAGGGGGGSRRPQHQHQREERLWLDCLWIVLALLVFFWDVGTDLWLALDYYFKRDYLWFGLTLFFVLVPSVLVQILSFRWFVQDYAGGGLVAVEGLSRKATADLSSRIYGRDRCCVISIWIWHACVHILQMGQVWRYIRTMYLGIQSRRQKEHRRRFYWAMMYEYADVNMLRLLETFLESAPQLVLQLCIMIQKNRAETLQCVSSVASLLSLAWVLASYHKLLRDSRDDKKSMSYRGALIHIFWRLFTISSRVLSFALFASIFHIYFGIFVVVHWCAMAFWIVHGGTDFCMSKWEEVLFNMVVGIVYIFCWFNVKEGRTRFRMVIYYFVVLAENTVLTCLWYAYRDPVTTDSYAVPVLCGVYLTFASGVVFMGIYYGFLHPMGPKTRLLASSCCAELLWGLPFPPEAEPMVLTPGPRASQPTPSRASMGAFGQQDDTSVDSCLPVFQVRSPEPTTPLGRYRPEGPLIKIDMPRKRYPAWDAHFVDRRLRRTINILQFITPATVGIRYRDGPLLYELLQYESSL